The proteins below come from a single Isoptericola dokdonensis DS-3 genomic window:
- the efp gene encoding elongation factor P, which produces MATSNDIKNGTVLRIDGQLWSILEFQHVKPGKGGAFVRTKMKNVLSGKVVDKTFNAGAKIETASVDRRDFQYLYMDGDDYVFMDTDTYDQINVSAATVGDASNYMLEGMSVMVAQNDGTPLYVELPASVVLEITYTEPGLQGDRSTGGTKPATLETGAQIQVPLFLEQGTKVKVDTRDGSYLGRVND; this is translated from the coding sequence GTGGCAACCTCCAACGACATCAAGAACGGCACCGTGCTGCGCATCGACGGCCAGCTCTGGAGCATCCTCGAGTTCCAGCACGTGAAGCCGGGCAAGGGTGGCGCGTTCGTCCGCACGAAGATGAAGAACGTGCTGTCGGGCAAGGTCGTGGACAAGACCTTCAACGCCGGCGCCAAGATCGAGACCGCCAGCGTCGACCGTCGCGACTTCCAGTACCTGTACATGGACGGCGACGACTACGTCTTCATGGACACCGACACGTACGACCAGATCAACGTCTCGGCCGCCACGGTCGGCGACGCCAGCAACTACATGCTCGAGGGCATGAGCGTCATGGTCGCGCAGAACGACGGCACCCCGCTGTACGTCGAGCTCCCCGCGTCGGTCGTGCTGGAGATCACGTACACCGAGCCGGGCCTGCAGGGCGACCGCTCCACCGGCGGCACGAAGCCCGCCACGCTGGAGACCGGCGCGCAGATCCAGGTCCCGCTGTTCCTCGAGCAGGGCACCAAGGTCAAGGTCGACACCCGTGACGGGTCGTACCTGGGCCGTGTGAACGACTGA
- the nusB gene encoding transcription antitermination factor NusB, which yields MGARTKARKRAADILFEAEQREIDPLVLLQDRVIEPHSEAAVPQYTVELVEGVLAHRERIDELLETYSREWTLARMPAVDRALLRVGAFELLYNDDVPDVVAVDEAVDLARELSTDDSPGFVNGLLGRLLDVKPTLLD from the coding sequence GTGGGCGCACGCACCAAGGCCCGCAAGCGCGCGGCCGACATCCTGTTCGAGGCGGAGCAGCGGGAGATCGACCCGCTGGTCCTCCTGCAGGACCGCGTGATCGAGCCGCACTCCGAGGCGGCCGTCCCGCAGTACACCGTGGAGCTCGTCGAGGGCGTCCTCGCCCACCGCGAGCGCATCGACGAGCTGCTGGAGACCTACTCGCGCGAGTGGACGCTCGCGCGCATGCCCGCGGTCGACCGTGCGCTGCTGCGCGTGGGCGCCTTCGAGCTCCTCTACAACGACGACGTCCCGGACGTCGTCGCGGTCGACGAGGCCGTCGACCTGGCCCGCGAGCTGTCCACGGACGACTCGCCGGGCTTCGTCAACGGTCTCCTCGGCCGGCTGCTCGACGTCAAGCCGACCCTGCTGGACTGA
- the pyrR gene encoding bifunctional pyr operon transcriptional regulator/uracil phosphoribosyltransferase PyrR — MNPGEALPSAQEDGTTVLGASDVARALTRIAHEIVERAKGTDDVVLLGIPTRGVTLARRLATRLAQIDPTFDAAARTGELDVTMYRDDLHRQPTRSVGVTRLPDVGIEGRTVVLVDDVLYSGRTIRAALDALGDLGRPRAVRLACLVDRGHRELPIRPDFVGKNLPTATSERVRVRLAEVDDGDDAVVIAGRADDQGATR, encoded by the coding sequence TTGAACCCTGGCGAAGCCCTGCCCTCAGCGCAGGAGGACGGCACGACCGTCCTCGGCGCGAGCGATGTCGCTCGTGCACTCACCCGGATCGCCCACGAGATCGTCGAACGTGCCAAGGGCACCGACGACGTCGTCCTGCTGGGCATCCCCACCCGGGGCGTCACCCTGGCCCGCCGTCTCGCGACGCGCCTGGCGCAGATCGACCCCACCTTCGACGCCGCCGCCCGCACGGGCGAGCTCGACGTCACCATGTACCGCGACGACCTGCACCGCCAGCCCACCCGCTCGGTCGGCGTGACGCGCCTGCCGGACGTCGGGATCGAGGGTCGCACTGTGGTCCTGGTCGACGACGTCCTGTACTCGGGCCGCACGATCCGTGCCGCGCTCGACGCGCTGGGCGACCTCGGCCGGCCGCGCGCGGTGCGCCTCGCCTGCCTGGTGGACCGCGGTCACCGCGAGCTGCCGATCCGCCCGGACTTCGTCGGCAAGAACCTGCCGACGGCCACCAGCGAGCGGGTCCGGGTGCGCCTGGCGGAGGTCGACGACGGCGACGACGCCGTGGTGATCGCCGGGCGCGCCGACGACCAGGGGGCGACCCGATGA
- a CDS encoding aspartate carbamoyltransferase catalytic subunit has product MKHLLSTADLSKDEAVLLLDTAAQMAATQSREIKKLPTLRGRTVVNLFFEDSTRTRISFEAAAKRLSADVINFSAKGSSVSKGESLKDTALTLHAMGADAVVVRHWASGAPYQLAHAGWLDAAVLNAGDGTHMHPTQALLDAFTIRRHLVGLRGGAGEGVGADLAGLKVAIVGDVLHSRVARANVALLHTLGAEVTLVAPPTLVPVGVEAWPCRVSYSLDETLDAVRPDAVMMLRVQRERMSGGAGAFFPSPHEYTRYYGLDARRLARLADHTIVMHPGPMNRGLEISAEAADSDRAVIVEQVANGVAVRMAALYLLMAGDTSAEGNHP; this is encoded by the coding sequence ATGAAGCACCTGCTGTCCACCGCCGACCTGTCGAAGGACGAGGCGGTGCTGCTGCTGGACACCGCGGCGCAGATGGCCGCCACGCAGTCCCGGGAGATCAAGAAGCTGCCGACGCTGCGCGGCCGCACCGTGGTCAACCTGTTCTTCGAGGACTCCACGCGCACCCGCATCTCCTTCGAGGCGGCCGCGAAGCGGCTCTCGGCGGACGTCATCAACTTCTCCGCCAAGGGCTCCAGCGTCTCCAAGGGGGAGTCGCTCAAGGACACCGCGCTGACCCTGCACGCGATGGGCGCCGACGCGGTGGTCGTGCGGCACTGGGCCTCGGGCGCGCCGTACCAGCTGGCGCACGCCGGATGGCTCGACGCCGCGGTGCTCAACGCGGGCGACGGCACGCACATGCACCCCACGCAGGCGCTGCTCGACGCGTTCACGATCCGCCGTCACCTGGTGGGTCTGCGGGGCGGCGCCGGGGAGGGTGTCGGCGCGGACCTCGCCGGCCTGAAGGTCGCGATCGTCGGCGACGTCCTGCACTCCCGGGTCGCGCGCGCCAACGTGGCGCTGCTGCACACCCTCGGCGCGGAGGTGACGCTCGTCGCGCCGCCCACGCTCGTGCCCGTCGGGGTCGAGGCGTGGCCGTGCCGGGTGTCGTACTCGCTGGACGAGACGCTCGACGCGGTCCGTCCCGACGCCGTCATGATGCTGCGCGTGCAGCGTGAGCGGATGTCCGGCGGGGCGGGGGCCTTCTTCCCCAGCCCGCACGAGTACACCCGCTACTACGGCCTCGACGCCCGCCGCCTGGCGCGGCTGGCCGACCACACGATCGTCATGCACCCCGGCCCCATGAACCGCGGCCTGGAGATCTCCGCCGAGGCGGCCGACTCCGACCGCGCCGTGATCGTGGAGCAGGTCGCCAACGGCGTCGCCGTGCGGATGGCCGCCCTCTACCTGCTGATGGCCGGGGACACCTCGGCGGAAGGGAACCACCCGTGA
- a CDS encoding dihydroorotase, translating into MSTTYVLREVRPLGGDPVDVVLRDGVVAQITAPGTADAGGAVVVEGAGHVLLPGLVDLHTHLREPGREDAETVASGTRAAAAGGFTAVHAMANTSPVADTAGVVEQVWRLGQESGWVDVHPIGAVTVGLDGERLAELGAMADSAARVRVFSDDGKCVHDPILMRRALEYVKSFDGVVAQHAQEPRLTEGAQMNEGVVSAEIGLTGWPAVAEEAIIARDVLLAEHVGSRLHVCHLSTAGSVEIVRWAKSRGIDVTAEVTPHHLILTDELARTYDATYKVNPPLRTAADVEAVRAGLADGTIDIVATDHAPHTREDKDCEWGAAAFGMTGLETALSVVQATMVDTGRLTWADVARVLSANPARIGRVDDRHGRPIEVGEPANLTLVDPSATRTVVGAEQVTASANTPFAGRELPGRVVATFLRGRATVLDGTPVEAVTA; encoded by the coding sequence GTGAGCACCACCTACGTCCTGCGCGAGGTCCGCCCGCTCGGCGGCGACCCCGTCGACGTCGTCCTGCGCGACGGCGTCGTCGCGCAGATCACCGCCCCCGGCACCGCGGACGCCGGCGGCGCGGTCGTCGTCGAGGGCGCCGGTCACGTCCTGCTGCCCGGCCTCGTCGACCTGCACACCCACCTGCGCGAGCCCGGCCGGGAGGACGCCGAGACCGTCGCCTCCGGCACGCGCGCCGCCGCCGCCGGGGGGTTCACCGCCGTGCACGCCATGGCCAACACCTCGCCCGTCGCGGACACCGCCGGCGTGGTCGAGCAGGTGTGGCGGCTCGGCCAGGAGTCCGGCTGGGTCGACGTCCACCCGATCGGCGCCGTCACCGTCGGCCTCGACGGCGAGCGCCTCGCCGAGCTGGGTGCCATGGCCGACTCCGCGGCCCGCGTGCGCGTCTTCTCCGACGACGGGAAGTGCGTCCACGACCCGATCCTCATGCGCCGCGCCCTGGAGTACGTGAAGTCCTTCGACGGCGTCGTCGCCCAGCACGCCCAGGAGCCCCGCCTCACCGAGGGCGCCCAGATGAACGAGGGCGTCGTGTCCGCCGAGATCGGGCTCACGGGCTGGCCGGCCGTCGCCGAGGAGGCGATCATCGCCCGCGACGTGCTGCTCGCCGAGCACGTCGGCTCCCGCCTGCACGTGTGCCACCTGTCGACCGCCGGGTCGGTCGAGATCGTGCGCTGGGCCAAGTCCCGGGGCATCGACGTCACCGCCGAGGTCACCCCGCACCACCTGATCCTCACCGACGAGCTCGCCCGCACCTACGACGCCACCTACAAGGTGAACCCGCCGCTGCGCACCGCGGCGGACGTCGAGGCGGTCCGCGCCGGCCTGGCGGACGGCACCATCGACATCGTCGCGACCGACCACGCCCCGCACACCCGCGAGGACAAGGACTGCGAGTGGGGCGCGGCCGCGTTCGGGATGACCGGCCTGGAGACCGCCCTGTCGGTCGTGCAGGCCACGATGGTCGACACCGGCCGGCTCACCTGGGCGGACGTCGCCCGCGTGCTGTCCGCCAACCCCGCCCGGATCGGCCGCGTCGACGACCGCCACGGCCGCCCGATCGAGGTCGGCGAGCCCGCCAACCTCACCCTGGTCGACCCTTCCGCGACCCGCACGGTCGTCGGCGCCGAGCAGGTCACCGCCAGCGCCAACACCCCCTTCGCCGGGCGCGAGCTGCCCGGACGCGTCGTCGCGACGTTCCTGCGCGGCCGCGCCACCGTGCTCGACGGCACCCCGGTCGAGGCGGTGACCGCGTGA
- the carA gene encoding glutamine-hydrolyzing carbamoyl-phosphate synthase small subunit, whose amino-acid sequence MSTTTSTDPAVLVLEDGTVARGHAYGARGVTLGEIVFNTGMTGYQETLTDPSYHRQIVVMTAPHVGNTGINADDPESGRIWVAGYVLRDPARRMSSWRATGTLEDDLATQDVVGISGVDTRHLTRHLRELGVMRAGIFSGEALVENGVERDVADLVAEVKGAPAMAGADLAREVSTAEPYTVEPAGEFAGTTPVATVVAVDLGIKAMTPARLAERGVRVHVVPQSATIDDVTALLPTDAPAGVFFSNGPGDPSAATAEVDLLRAVLDRRIPFFGICFGNQLLGRALGYGTYKLGYGHRGINQPVMDRTTGKVEVTAHNHGFAVDAPVDAVSTAPHDADRTDAGYGRVIVSHVGLNDRVVEGLTALDIPAFSVQYHPEAAAGPHDSAYLFDRFVELMTTRRPVTVPDAALAALGEQAAAPAGSKEN is encoded by the coding sequence GTGAGCACCACCACCAGCACCGACCCGGCGGTCCTCGTCCTCGAGGACGGCACCGTCGCCCGCGGCCACGCCTACGGCGCCCGCGGCGTCACCCTCGGCGAGATCGTCTTCAACACCGGCATGACCGGCTACCAGGAGACCCTCACCGACCCCTCCTACCACCGGCAGATCGTCGTCATGACGGCCCCCCACGTCGGCAACACCGGCATCAACGCCGACGACCCCGAGTCCGGCCGCATCTGGGTCGCCGGGTACGTCCTGCGCGACCCCGCGCGCCGCATGTCGAGCTGGCGCGCCACCGGCACCCTCGAGGACGACCTCGCCACGCAGGACGTCGTCGGCATCTCCGGCGTCGACACCCGCCACCTGACCCGGCACCTGCGCGAGCTCGGCGTCATGCGCGCCGGGATCTTCTCCGGCGAGGCCCTCGTCGAGAACGGCGTGGAGCGCGACGTCGCCGACCTCGTCGCCGAGGTCAAGGGCGCCCCCGCCATGGCCGGCGCCGACCTCGCCCGCGAGGTCAGCACCGCCGAGCCGTACACCGTCGAGCCCGCCGGCGAGTTCGCCGGCACCACGCCCGTCGCCACCGTCGTGGCCGTCGACCTCGGCATCAAGGCCATGACGCCCGCCCGGCTCGCCGAGCGCGGCGTGCGCGTCCACGTCGTCCCGCAGTCCGCGACCATCGACGACGTCACCGCCCTGCTGCCCACCGACGCCCCGGCCGGCGTGTTCTTCTCCAACGGCCCCGGCGACCCGTCCGCCGCCACCGCCGAGGTCGACCTCCTGCGCGCCGTCCTCGACCGCCGCATCCCGTTCTTCGGGATCTGCTTCGGCAACCAGCTGCTCGGCCGCGCCCTCGGCTACGGCACCTACAAGCTCGGGTACGGCCACCGCGGCATCAACCAGCCCGTCATGGACCGCACCACCGGCAAGGTCGAGGTCACGGCGCACAACCACGGCTTCGCCGTCGACGCGCCCGTGGACGCCGTCAGCACCGCGCCCCACGACGCCGACCGCACCGACGCCGGCTACGGCCGCGTCATCGTCTCCCACGTCGGGCTGAACGACCGCGTCGTCGAGGGCCTCACCGCCCTCGACATCCCCGCGTTCTCCGTCCAGTACCACCCCGAGGCCGCCGCCGGACCCCACGACAGCGCCTACCTGTTCGACCGCTTCGTCGAGCTCATGACCACCCGCCGGCCCGTCACCGTGCCGGACGCCGCCCTCGCCGCCCTCGGCGAGCAGGCCGCCGCCCCCGCCGGCTCGAAGGAGAACTGA
- the carB gene encoding carbamoyl-phosphate synthase large subunit, with the protein MPRRSDLSSVLVIGSGPIVIGQACEFDYSGTQACRVLKEEGLRVVLVNSNPATIMTDPEFADATYVEPITTEVLTTIIAKERPDALLPTLGGQTALNAAIALDEAGVLAEYGVELIGANIPAIQKGEDRQQFKDVVAKCGGESARSVIVHTIDEALAAVDELGYPMVVRPSFTMGGLGSGFAYDETDLRRIVGQGLHYSPTTEVLLEESILGWKEYELELMRDRNDNVVVVCSIENVDPVGVHTGDSVTVAPAMTLTDREYQKLRDIGIAVIREVGVDTGGCNIQFAVDPDTGRIIVIEMNPRVSRSSALASKATGFPIAKIAAKLAVGYTLDEIPNDITQVTPASFEPTLDYVVVKVPRFAFEKFPAADGTLTTTMKSVGEAMALGRNFTEALGKALRSIDKSGVTFHWDGDAPSGAELEDLLAEIVRPTEYRMVGVQQALRAVAAGHASLEQVFDATKIDPWFLDQILLMNEVADEVRAAETLSADLLRLAKRHGLSDVQVAALRGMGAGGEAAVREARHALGVRPVFKTVDTCAAEFAARTPYHYSSYDTESEVAPREREAVIILGSGPNRIGQGIEFDYSCVHAALTLKDRYETVMVNCNPETVSTDYDTSDRLYFEPLTFEDVLEVYAAELAAGPVKGIIVTLGGQTPLALAQRLADAGLPILGTSPEAIDAAEDRGVFGQVLADAGLPAPAFGTARSLGQATEIAERIGYPVLVRPSYVLGGRGMEIVYSSEQLTGYVERALEAAEAAAVSTRAPGTLPAPLLIDRFLDDAMEIDVDALFDGTELFLGGVMEHIEEAGIHSGDSACVLPPVSLSEAEIERIRRSTEAIARGVGVRGLLNVQYALVSDVLYVLEANPRASRTVPFVSKATGTSLAKAAARVMVGDSIADLRADGVLPAQGDGGTLDLGAPLAVKEAVLPFKRFRTAEGLVVDTVLGPEMRSTGEVMGFDKDFPHAFAKSQAAAYGGLPTSGTVFVSVADRDKRSIVFPVKRLADLGFEVLATSGTAQVLARNGIAATPVRKYSQGPGADGEPTIVDLITAGEVDLVVNSPSGQGARADGYEIRAATTAADKPMVTTVDQLAAAVQGIEAVLGGPFEVGSLQEHTAATLARRAAVAS; encoded by the coding sequence ATGCCCCGCCGTTCCGACCTCTCCTCCGTCCTGGTCATCGGGTCCGGCCCGATCGTCATCGGCCAGGCGTGCGAGTTCGACTACTCCGGCACCCAGGCGTGCCGCGTCCTCAAGGAGGAGGGCCTGCGCGTCGTCCTCGTGAACTCCAACCCGGCCACGATCATGACCGACCCGGAGTTCGCCGACGCCACCTACGTCGAACCCATCACCACCGAGGTCCTCACCACCATCATCGCCAAGGAGCGCCCCGACGCCCTCCTGCCGACCCTCGGCGGGCAGACGGCCCTCAACGCCGCCATCGCCCTGGACGAGGCCGGCGTGCTGGCCGAGTACGGCGTCGAGCTCATCGGCGCGAACATCCCCGCCATCCAGAAGGGCGAGGACCGTCAGCAGTTCAAGGACGTCGTCGCCAAGTGCGGCGGCGAGTCCGCCCGCTCCGTCATCGTCCACACGATCGACGAGGCGCTCGCGGCCGTCGACGAGCTCGGCTACCCGATGGTCGTGCGGCCGTCGTTCACGATGGGCGGCCTGGGCTCCGGGTTCGCGTACGACGAGACGGACCTGCGCCGCATCGTCGGCCAGGGCCTGCACTACTCGCCGACCACCGAGGTGCTCCTGGAGGAGTCGATCCTCGGCTGGAAGGAGTACGAGCTCGAGCTGATGCGCGACCGCAACGATAACGTCGTGGTGGTCTGCTCGATCGAGAACGTCGACCCGGTGGGCGTGCACACCGGCGACTCGGTGACGGTCGCCCCGGCGATGACGCTGACGGACCGCGAGTACCAGAAGCTGCGCGACATCGGCATCGCGGTGATCCGCGAGGTGGGCGTCGACACCGGCGGCTGCAACATCCAGTTCGCCGTGGACCCGGACACGGGCCGCATCATCGTCATCGAGATGAACCCGCGCGTGTCGCGCTCGTCGGCGCTGGCGTCGAAGGCCACGGGCTTCCCGATCGCGAAGATCGCCGCGAAGCTGGCCGTCGGCTACACGCTCGACGAGATCCCGAACGACATCACCCAGGTCACCCCGGCGAGCTTCGAGCCGACCCTCGACTACGTCGTGGTCAAGGTCCCGCGCTTCGCGTTCGAGAAGTTCCCGGCCGCGGACGGCACCCTGACCACGACGATGAAGTCCGTCGGCGAGGCCATGGCGCTGGGCCGCAACTTCACCGAGGCGCTCGGCAAGGCGCTGCGCAGCATCGACAAGTCCGGCGTGACGTTCCACTGGGACGGCGACGCGCCGTCGGGCGCGGAGCTCGAGGACCTGCTGGCCGAGATCGTGCGCCCCACGGAGTACCGGATGGTGGGGGTGCAGCAGGCGCTGCGCGCCGTCGCAGCCGGGCACGCCTCCCTGGAGCAGGTGTTCGACGCGACGAAGATCGACCCGTGGTTCCTCGACCAGATCCTGCTGATGAACGAGGTCGCCGACGAGGTCCGCGCCGCCGAGACGCTGAGCGCCGACCTGCTGCGCCTCGCCAAGCGGCACGGCCTGTCCGACGTCCAGGTCGCCGCCCTGCGCGGCATGGGCGCGGGCGGCGAGGCCGCGGTGCGCGAGGCGCGCCACGCGCTCGGCGTGCGCCCGGTGTTCAAGACGGTGGACACGTGCGCGGCGGAGTTCGCGGCCCGCACGCCGTACCACTACTCGTCCTACGACACCGAGTCCGAGGTGGCCCCGCGCGAGCGCGAGGCCGTCATCATCCTCGGCTCGGGCCCGAACCGCATCGGTCAGGGCATCGAGTTCGACTACTCGTGCGTGCACGCGGCGCTCACCCTCAAGGACCGCTACGAGACGGTCATGGTGAACTGCAACCCGGAGACGGTCTCGACGGACTACGACACGTCCGACCGCCTCTACTTCGAGCCGCTCACCTTCGAGGACGTCCTGGAGGTCTACGCCGCCGAGCTCGCGGCGGGCCCCGTCAAGGGCATCATCGTCACCCTCGGCGGGCAGACGCCGCTGGCGCTGGCGCAGCGCCTGGCGGACGCCGGGCTGCCGATCCTGGGCACCTCGCCCGAGGCGATCGACGCCGCGGAGGACCGCGGGGTGTTCGGCCAGGTCCTGGCCGACGCCGGGCTGCCGGCGCCCGCGTTCGGCACGGCCCGCTCGCTGGGTCAGGCCACGGAGATCGCCGAGCGCATCGGCTACCCCGTGCTCGTGCGCCCGTCGTACGTGCTGGGCGGTCGCGGCATGGAGATCGTCTACTCCTCCGAGCAGCTCACCGGGTACGTCGAGCGGGCGCTCGAGGCCGCCGAGGCGGCCGCGGTGTCCACGCGCGCCCCGGGCACGCTGCCGGCGCCGCTGCTCATCGACCGGTTCCTCGACGACGCGATGGAGATCGACGTCGACGCGCTGTTCGACGGCACCGAGCTGTTCCTCGGCGGCGTGATGGAGCACATCGAGGAGGCCGGCATCCACTCCGGCGACTCGGCGTGCGTGCTGCCGCCGGTGTCCCTGTCGGAGGCGGAGATCGAGCGGATCCGCCGCTCGACGGAGGCCATCGCGCGGGGCGTGGGGGTGCGCGGCCTGCTCAACGTGCAGTACGCGCTCGTCTCCGACGTGCTGTACGTCCTGGAGGCCAACCCGCGCGCGTCGCGCACCGTGCCGTTCGTGTCCAAGGCGACCGGGACGTCGCTGGCGAAGGCGGCGGCGCGGGTCATGGTCGGCGACTCGATCGCCGACCTGCGCGCCGACGGCGTGCTGCCCGCGCAGGGCGACGGCGGCACGCTCGACCTGGGCGCCCCGCTGGCGGTCAAGGAGGCCGTGCTGCCCTTCAAGCGGTTCCGCACCGCCGAGGGCCTGGTCGTGGACACGGTGCTCGGCCCGGAGATGCGCTCCACGGGCGAGGTCATGGGCTTCGACAAGGACTTCCCGCACGCGTTCGCCAAGTCGCAGGCGGCCGCGTACGGCGGCCTGCCGACGTCCGGCACCGTGTTCGTGTCGGTGGCCGACCGGGACAAGCGTTCCATCGTGTTCCCGGTCAAGCGCCTGGCCGACCTCGGCTTCGAGGTGCTGGCGACGTCCGGCACCGCGCAGGTGCTCGCCCGCAACGGGATCGCCGCCACGCCGGTGCGCAAGTACTCGCAGGGTCCGGGCGCCGACGGCGAGCCGACCATCGTGGACCTCATCACGGCGGGCGAGGTGGACCTGGTGGTCAACTCCCCGTCCGGTCAGGGCGCCCGCGCCGACGGCTACGAGATCCGCGCGGCCACGACCGCGGCCGACAAGCCGATGGTCACGACCGTCGACCAGCTCGCGGCGGCCGTGCAGGGCATCGAGGCGGTCCTCGGCGGGCCGTTCGAGGTCGGCAGCCTCCAGGAGCACACGGCGGCGACCCTGGCGCGCCGCGCGGCGGTGGCCTCGTGA
- the mihF gene encoding integration host factor, actinobacterial type, with protein MALPPLTPEQRAAALEKAAEARRVRAEIKNRLKYSQGSLKEVIEEGRTDDVVGKLKVVSLLESLPGVGKVKARAIMEEIGIAETRRVRGLGPHQASALIERFG; from the coding sequence GTGGCCCTTCCTCCCCTCACCCCGGAACAGCGTGCGGCTGCCCTCGAGAAGGCTGCCGAGGCGCGCCGGGTGCGCGCCGAGATCAAGAACCGTCTGAAGTACTCCCAGGGCTCGCTCAAGGAGGTGATCGAGGAGGGCAGGACGGACGACGTCGTGGGCAAGCTCAAGGTCGTCTCCCTGCTCGAGTCGCTCCCCGGAGTCGGTAAGGTGAAGGCCCGGGCGATCATGGAAGAGATCGGGATCGCCGAGACCCGCCGCGTCCGCGGCCTGGGACCGCACCAGGCGTCGGCGCTCATCGAGAGGTTTGGCTGA
- the gmk gene encoding guanylate kinase: protein MAEISASSAGVPAHHDRPGAARLTVLAGPTAVGKGTVSADIRARYPQVWLSVSATTRPARPGEVHGVHYLFVTPEEFDRMVADGEMLEWAVVHGRHRYGTPRGPVVEHLAAGCPTLLEIDLQGARQVREAVRRSGLDAQFVFLAPPSFDELVRRLVGRGTEDAEERERRLETARVEMAAEAEFDVTIVNDDVTHATDTLAGLLGAAPGRAGETGATSPTSQVAG, encoded by the coding sequence TTGGCTGAGATTTCCGCATCATCCGCCGGCGTTCCGGCTCACCACGACCGTCCGGGCGCCGCGCGGCTGACCGTCCTCGCCGGGCCGACCGCCGTCGGCAAGGGGACCGTGTCCGCGGACATCCGCGCGCGGTACCCGCAGGTGTGGCTGTCGGTGTCGGCGACGACGCGACCGGCCCGACCCGGCGAGGTGCACGGCGTGCACTACCTGTTCGTCACGCCCGAGGAGTTCGACCGCATGGTCGCGGACGGCGAGATGCTCGAGTGGGCGGTCGTGCACGGCCGGCACCGGTACGGCACGCCCCGCGGCCCGGTGGTGGAGCACCTGGCCGCGGGGTGCCCGACCCTGCTGGAGATCGACCTGCAGGGCGCGCGCCAGGTGCGCGAGGCGGTGCGCCGCAGCGGCCTGGACGCCCAGTTCGTGTTCCTGGCCCCGCCGAGCTTCGACGAGCTCGTGCGTCGACTCGTGGGTCGGGGCACGGAGGACGCGGAGGAGCGGGAGCGGCGGCTGGAGACGGCCCGCGTCGAGATGGCCGCGGAGGCGGAGTTCGACGTGACGATCGTCAACGACGACGTGACGCACGCCACGGACACCCTGGCGGGACTGCTGGGTGCCGCGCCCGGCCGGGCCGGCGAGACGGGCGCCACGTCGCCGACCTCGCAGGTCGCCGGCTGA